The sequence ACACAGTTGATGCATTGGCATAAAATGACTTGAATGCCTGTTTAATATTGATTTACAGGACACTCTGCAGATTTGAGActaatagaaattttaaaatagaataacattttatatgtatttttttcttttataaaggaAGACTTTCATGTTCCAATGTAATGCAGCAAACTTTTGAACCATCTTGAACTGATGGATTAACTTTTATGGATTTTATCAGTTATCCtaaatatttttgaacaaaTCTTTATTGAGGATGCCCTGAAGATTTGGTTGCTGTGTTGTTGTATTGACCGAGTTGTGTTTCATTTAAGAGATATGTGCTCCTCTAGttttatcacttttatgtgtGTACGTGTTATTGATTTTCTGAAAATGTTGTCTTCtgtcagaaaaagaaaaagagcaaaCAACAAAGGCGGCAGAACAAATTGAAGGCATATAATCTATCTTCACTTTTAGAGTCCCTTCCCGAGGTGAAGTCATCAAAGAAACCAGTTTGTGAGAATGACGGCAAACTTAAGTGTAAATCCAGGCAGATATTAGTGTGAGTGTTTCCCATCATTATTCAATATTGCATTACCAACTTATCATTTGATATGTAAGATTGTATTTGTAACCTATTGTCCTTGTTCATCATCAGATTGACTGAAAGAGATCGAATTTCTGCTGTTCTCAACGACCCTAACTTTCGAGCAGATCCCCTGTCTGCCATTCATCAATATATACAGAGCAAACAACTTGTAGTAGAGGAACAACCCAAGaaaaaagtgaacaaaaatggatccaaaaagaagaagaaatcaaaggCTTCAACTGGATTACAATCTATGGAAATGTAGTGTCTTTGTGTGGCTGCTATAATGATCTGCTTTTTTCAAGGTCTTTCCATAATTTTATTAACTTCTTCCGTAAAACATTAGATTGCTCGAATTATGAATGCAAAAATCAACGATTATGGTAATTGGTCACTATTTTGATAGCAGTATTTATTGAATAGGCGACTGACTTGCTGCGAGTGTTGAGCATAGCAACTCATAGTAGTAATTATGAACACAGGGAAACAAATTTTGACGAACATTGAAAGGTTcctaaaaagaagagaaaagatagTTCAAGATAGGATTGTGACTATCGTTTGATAGTCAAGGCATctaatgttttaaattcattttttgtgaCTACCTTTGACTATCGATGATTTTAAAACAGTGTTCCGAAAAGTATTTTTCttccaagtataagaaaatgtTTAAATTCTGAAGTTTGTTTAAATTACGCTTAAATGAGTCTCCCACGCCTCTCATCAAGTGGCCAAATCTAAAGTAAAATACCAAAATGTGCTTGAAGCTAATCCAATTAAATCATATACTAATAGCTCAGAGGAATTAAACCCTCATTTTTAGGTTGAGTTATGATATTGACAATAACAGTTGTGGCCCAAAAGAAACACACTACTGGTTGCAGGATCATTAATTGTATATACTGTAAAGAGCGTGTAGCAGGATATTCTTCCGTGCCAATTTTAGTTGTGAGTAATGCATTATGCTTATCGCAAACTCTTCACGATATTAAGTGAAAATCCTCTTTCATTCACAACTAATGCAATGAGGACAACATAATTCACAAAGGTAGCGTTTGACATGGATGAAGGCAACATGGAAAGGTGAGGTCATACCATATTTAACACGAAGTTACTTTGATTTTTCAGGCTTCATTGCCAATTCTTTTCATCAAAACAAATATTACAGAaaagaatgataaaattttatctcCGAAAATGAAATCTCTGAGCTTCAGAATTTACAACAGACACAAGGAGTTGGAATATGTGATCAATTTTTTGACGCTGACTGGAAGATAAAAACTGCCGTCAAGACACCCACAAGTGCTGTTACTGCAAGGGCAACTGTAGGCAGTGGACTTGTGAGTCCAAAGTTCTGCAAAATCAAAGTAAAGGAATGCTGTTATTCTTTTGCAGCGGATCGATAAGAATCTCTAGAATGGGAGGGATAGGAGTAAGGAGCATCAGAACTCCATAAAGCTTGGTTTCAGTGTGTTGCAATCACTTTTAAGCTCAAAACTTAAAATGATTCTACTTAGTTTTGAGATGCATCAGAAAGTTATGTGAACCCATATGCTTGATTATgaacttaatattttaaaagatcgTGACTCAGATCAGGCTATTACCAATgatgacaataataattaaaaaaaacacttgagcTTATTTTACCAGTAGATGTCATAAGCTCAATAAAGTAAAGGAGGGAGAAAGATTAACATATTACAGATTTACAGTCAGAATATCAAAGTGAACTTCTGACAGGTGGGTGGTTATGAAGAAAAGGAAGGCAAAAGCCAATTAATCATTCGATGAAAATGATAAATTGTATAATGACTCAAAGCAACAGTATCATACCTCTAGGAGTCCCTTCCCAGTAGCAATTTCAACAGTGATTGCTACTGCAAAGCCAACCATGGCTAGCCGACCTAGCCACACATCCAAACTGTTCCCTTCCTGGGTACTTTGCTCACATCTTATTGTAACAGGCATTGCTTTGCATGCAGCTTTCCTTCCATGATTTCTCCGAATCACTAGAGACAATTCAAACAATTCTTTAGTTCCACCCCCTTCCCCAACCATTCAAGGAAAAACATCATAAACGTCATAGACTAATGGATAAAGCTACAAATTCCAACTATAAATACTTTAACAGATTGACTTTTAAGGAT comes from Glycine soja cultivar W05 chromosome 20, ASM419377v2, whole genome shotgun sequence and encodes:
- the LOC114403460 gene encoding stress enhanced protein 1, chloroplastic-like isoform X2 — protein: MALVEASASLSISSVARLFTPPKCSPTAHFPHRNFVATRPSFIAGSPLLIRRNHGRKAACKAMPVTIRCEQSTQEGNSLDVWLGRLAMVGFAVAITVEIATGKGLLENFGLTSPLPTVALAVTALVGVLTAVFIFQSASKN
- the LOC114403459 gene encoding uncharacterized protein LOC114403459 gives rise to the protein MGKKRLDSKFDRKFEKKVQFYSKVKDAVTSLSTQKSITKKKKKSKQQRRQNKLKAYNLSSLLESLPEVKSSKKPVCENDGKLKCKSRQILVLTERDRISAVLNDPNFRADPLSAIHQYIQSKQLVVEEQPKKKVNKNGSKKKKKSKASTGLQSMEM
- the LOC114403460 gene encoding stress enhanced protein 1, chloroplastic-like isoform X1, with the protein product MALVEASASLSISSGVARLFTPPKCSPTAHFPHRNFVATRPSFIAGSPLLIRRNHGRKAACKAMPVTIRCEQSTQEGNSLDVWLGRLAMVGFAVAITVEIATGKGLLENFGLTSPLPTVALAVTALVGVLTAVFIFQSASKN